One genomic segment of Fervidobacterium pennivorans includes these proteins:
- a CDS encoding phosphate signaling complex PhoU family protein, with protein MKWIIKEKLEELKKYVMKEGWYVEDIFQNCSIAFKERNDIIAKEVNNNYWDVYNEYLMILEFSQQLFGMFTPDKRDLRFISGSVIIAKILLDIADRLRDIASDILDLVKEPDINQSISIPDMFRFSQRMLRKSLRVYVDQNIEGAAAICAQDAQIDESYSKFSEEIVRLIQDNPRVVKRALMLMDISKGLEEISDYSVQIIEVTHFIITGKYYTCYKDSLKEFSIELFKDLSQQD; from the coding sequence GTGAAATGGATAATAAAAGAAAAGCTTGAAGAATTAAAGAAATACGTTATGAAGGAAGGATGGTATGTAGAAGATATATTCCAAAACTGCTCTATTGCATTTAAGGAGCGAAACGATATCATTGCAAAAGAAGTTAACAACAATTACTGGGATGTTTACAATGAATATCTCATGATTCTTGAGTTTTCACAACAGCTGTTCGGTATGTTTACACCAGACAAACGCGACCTACGATTTATATCTGGTTCTGTCATTATTGCGAAGATACTACTTGACATAGCTGACAGATTGCGAGACATTGCTTCTGACATTTTAGATTTAGTAAAAGAGCCAGACATAAACCAGAGCATTTCAATTCCGGATATGTTTAGATTTTCGCAAAGGATGCTGAGAAAATCACTGAGAGTGTACGTGGATCAGAACATCGAAGGTGCTGCTGCAATTTGTGCTCAAGATGCACAAATTGATGAGTCTTACTCAAAATTCAGCGAAGAAATAGTTCGATTGATTCAAGATAATCCAAGGGTTGTCAAACGTGCGTTGATGCTGATGGACATCTCAAAAGGGTTGGAGGAGATATCAGATTATTCAGTCCAGATAATCGAAGTTACTCACTTCATTATTACAGGCAAATACTATACGTGCTACAAAGATTCTCTTAAAGAGTTTTCTATAGAGCTCTTCAAAGATTTGTCTCAACAAGATTGA
- a CDS encoding MarR family winged helix-turn-helix transcriptional regulator, translated as MKELIENAGILALLNSIQRSVFKFIHERTLREFNIHPGQIPILFVLKKHQGLSQKEIAKRIGVEQGTVAIMLRRMEKNGLIRRIQDESDKRVTRVYLTEKSENLLKNLSAVLKEAEVLLLSSLSDKEKQELEGLLKKIQEVLRQKVGEYCPKEA; from the coding sequence TTGAAGGAATTGATTGAAAACGCTGGTATTTTGGCACTTTTGAATTCCATCCAAAGGTCCGTTTTCAAATTCATTCACGAAAGAACACTAAGAGAGTTCAACATTCATCCAGGCCAGATACCTATCCTATTTGTTCTCAAGAAACATCAGGGACTAAGCCAAAAGGAAATTGCAAAACGAATTGGTGTAGAGCAAGGAACTGTTGCTATTATGCTTCGAAGGATGGAGAAAAATGGACTGATAAGAAGAATACAAGACGAGTCAGACAAAAGAGTTACGCGTGTGTACCTTACAGAAAAATCGGAGAACTTACTCAAAAACCTTTCAGCAGTGTTAAAAGAAGCAGAGGTACTTTTGTTAAGTAGCCTATCAGACAAGGAGAAACAAGAACTTGAAGGGTTGTTGAAAAAAATCCAAGAAGTCCTTAGACAAAAAGTTGGAGAATACTGTCCGAAGGAGGCATAA
- a CDS encoding YggS family pyridoxal phosphate-dependent enzyme — translation MITEEELRKNYDTVLNNIRIHAEKVGRNCDEIKLVAVTKTQPVEVLNLALKVGIKVFGENYAQELRDKAKVLQATDIEWHFIGRIQTNKVKYIVPVAKLIHSVYRLEELEEIDKVAKKLNKTQHVLLEVNVSGEETKAGLQPEQVRDFLIQATKYPNVKIVGLMTMAPYIEPEITRPYFKKLKALRDELRGDFPDIVELSMGMTNDYTVAVEEGSTIVRIGTALFGERKSK, via the coding sequence GTGATTACTGAAGAAGAACTCAGAAAAAATTATGATACCGTTCTGAATAATATAAGAATTCATGCCGAAAAAGTTGGTCGTAATTGTGATGAAATAAAGCTTGTTGCGGTTACAAAAACACAACCTGTAGAAGTGTTGAATTTAGCACTTAAAGTTGGAATAAAAGTATTTGGGGAAAATTATGCTCAGGAATTAAGAGACAAAGCCAAAGTTCTCCAAGCCACAGACATAGAGTGGCATTTTATAGGCAGAATTCAAACGAACAAAGTTAAATACATAGTTCCCGTTGCAAAGTTGATTCACTCGGTTTACAGGCTTGAAGAACTGGAAGAGATTGATAAAGTGGCAAAAAAACTCAATAAGACGCAACATGTGTTGCTTGAAGTGAACGTGTCTGGTGAAGAAACAAAAGCTGGTTTGCAACCAGAACAGGTAAGGGATTTCCTAATACAAGCAACTAAATATCCCAACGTTAAAATAGTTGGACTGATGACCATGGCACCATACATTGAACCAGAAATAACAAGACCGTATTTTAAAAAGTTAAAAGCTCTGAGAGATGAACTAAGAGGCGATTTTCCAGATATTGTCGAACTTTCAATGGGAATGACAAATGATTATACTGTTGCTGTTGAGGAAGGTAGCACTATTGTAAGAATTGGCACAGCTTTATTTGGCGAAAGAAAATCAAAGTAA
- the ftsH gene encoding ATP-dependent zinc metalloprotease FtsH: MNRNLSSIIFFILTALFLFWVYQGLVNSKGVVEINMSYSDFVNRLGNGETDIAKVIIKDDGNISVETKNGKLYSVYAPWFRYDVEKINKLVEYGIIVEGERSVDSSFWINVIGNIAMFVVTLLLFAFIIRGLGRGNNQAFNFTKSRAEKVGPNKIKVTFKDVAGVDEAVEELRETVDFLKNPGKYAKIGARMPKGILLVGPPGTGKTLLARAVAGEANVPFFHISGSDFVELFVGVGAARVRDLFEQAKASAPCIVFIDEIDAVGRHRGAGLGGGHDEREQTLNQLLVEMDGFDVNQGIVVMAATNRPDILDPALLRPGRFDKKIVVDPPDVKGREAILRVHLRNKPIDKDVDVSLLAKRTTGFVGADLENLVNEAALLAARAGRNIIKMEDFEEAIDRVIAGPARKSRMISEKQKRIVAYHEVGHAIISSSLPNADPVHRISIIPRGYAALGYTLHLPAEDKYLVSKSELLDNITTLLGGRAAEELVFGDFTSGAANDIERATEIARKMVCEYGMSESFGPLAWGKTEQEVFLGKELTRIRNYSEDVAKLIDHEIQKIVMSCYERAKQILEKNRTKMDQIVAVLLEREIMSGEELRAMLNGNEESENPKDEVAAN, from the coding sequence TTGAATCGTAACTTGAGTTCAATTATTTTTTTCATACTCACAGCTCTCTTTCTCTTCTGGGTTTACCAAGGATTGGTAAATTCAAAGGGTGTTGTAGAAATAAATATGAGTTACAGCGATTTTGTCAATCGGTTAGGTAATGGAGAAACCGATATAGCAAAGGTTATTATAAAAGACGACGGAAATATCTCAGTTGAAACAAAGAATGGAAAATTGTATTCAGTTTACGCTCCCTGGTTTAGATACGATGTCGAAAAAATCAATAAACTCGTTGAATATGGAATTATTGTTGAAGGTGAGCGAAGTGTTGATAGTTCTTTTTGGATAAATGTGATAGGAAATATAGCAATGTTTGTAGTGACATTGCTACTTTTTGCCTTCATAATACGTGGACTTGGGAGAGGTAACAACCAAGCCTTTAATTTTACAAAAAGCAGAGCAGAAAAAGTGGGACCTAACAAAATAAAAGTAACGTTTAAAGATGTTGCTGGCGTTGATGAGGCAGTTGAGGAGCTTAGAGAAACTGTTGACTTTTTAAAGAACCCTGGTAAGTACGCGAAAATTGGTGCACGAATGCCTAAAGGTATATTACTTGTAGGACCTCCAGGTACTGGAAAAACATTACTTGCACGTGCGGTTGCCGGGGAAGCTAATGTTCCATTCTTCCACATAAGCGGTTCGGATTTCGTTGAGCTGTTTGTTGGTGTTGGAGCTGCGAGAGTTAGAGACCTTTTTGAGCAAGCAAAAGCAAGCGCACCGTGTATAGTCTTCATAGACGAAATTGACGCAGTTGGTAGGCACAGAGGGGCTGGCCTTGGTGGAGGACATGATGAGAGGGAACAAACGTTAAACCAGTTACTTGTCGAAATGGATGGATTTGATGTCAACCAGGGAATCGTAGTGATGGCTGCAACAAACCGACCTGATATACTTGACCCCGCACTTTTGAGACCCGGCAGGTTTGACAAGAAAATCGTTGTGGATCCACCAGATGTGAAAGGTCGAGAGGCAATATTGAGGGTTCATTTAAGAAATAAACCTATAGACAAAGATGTGGATGTCTCGCTTTTAGCTAAAAGGACTACGGGCTTCGTAGGTGCAGATTTGGAAAACTTGGTCAATGAAGCCGCTCTTTTAGCTGCAAGGGCGGGGAGAAACATCATTAAGATGGAGGATTTTGAAGAAGCGATAGACAGAGTAATAGCTGGACCCGCAAGAAAATCAAGGATGATTTCTGAAAAGCAAAAGCGAATAGTTGCCTATCATGAAGTAGGCCATGCTATTATAAGTTCTTCGTTACCAAACGCGGATCCTGTACACAGAATATCTATAATCCCACGCGGATATGCCGCTTTGGGTTATACGCTACATCTTCCGGCGGAAGATAAATACCTTGTGAGCAAAAGTGAACTTCTTGACAACATAACGACACTACTTGGTGGAAGGGCTGCTGAAGAGCTCGTTTTTGGTGATTTCACAAGTGGTGCAGCAAACGATATAGAACGTGCAACAGAAATCGCGAGGAAAATGGTTTGTGAGTACGGAATGAGTGAAAGCTTCGGTCCACTTGCATGGGGAAAGACGGAACAAGAAGTCTTCCTTGGTAAAGAACTCACCAGAATTCGTAATTACAGTGAAGATGTTGCAAAACTCATCGACCATGAGATTCAAAAAATAGTGATGAGCTGTTA
- the tilS gene encoding tRNA lysidine(34) synthetase TilS: MAYLTDFSSHNFEKLDLYEKFKRIIDEYASEVNSFLLAVSGGIDSITMLDLFFRLKKERQNLQIGVATFNHKLRSEADEEVEFVKAKSELMGFKFFTDSADVRSFSQENKMSIEEAARVLRYRFLEQVMKEHHYELTVTAHNANDLLETMIMRFTKGTGPFGLAGLKIISNNYFRPLLFFTRQEIELYAKNRNLDYVVDMSNYDEHYQRNYIRHSIVPLLKKINPKLESAAISLALSIWELDEYVEHVIERTEKYILENRLIFKLHNNPFLQIEQLRRFSLQFFGKPLDREKIERFSRNVNKSKSFKVSFWGELGAEVSHGWVMLGNIKSFEPFKFVIELSDNSEDYTRKLMKGIEINGYFINLVIRGIIKSDVPKICLVVRNWNEGDKTYEGKKLKEVFNEKKVPTFVRRLIPIVVLNERVIYVPGYYKSKILDEMGLEIVSKGGINFES, from the coding sequence ATGGCTTATCTGACAGATTTTAGTTCTCACAATTTTGAAAAGCTCGACCTTTATGAAAAGTTTAAAAGGATAATAGATGAATATGCCTCAGAAGTTAATTCATTTCTTCTTGCTGTCTCAGGTGGAATAGATTCAATAACTATGCTTGATTTGTTTTTCAGACTAAAAAAGGAAAGGCAAAACTTACAAATAGGTGTTGCAACGTTCAACCACAAACTTCGATCGGAAGCGGATGAAGAAGTTGAGTTTGTAAAAGCCAAGTCAGAGCTGATGGGATTTAAATTCTTCACAGACTCTGCTGATGTCAGGAGTTTTTCTCAGGAGAATAAGATGTCGATAGAGGAAGCTGCAAGAGTTCTTAGATACAGGTTTCTTGAACAAGTTATGAAAGAACACCATTACGAATTGACAGTGACTGCCCACAATGCTAATGACTTACTTGAGACAATGATAATGCGGTTTACAAAGGGCACAGGTCCCTTTGGATTGGCTGGACTGAAAATAATTTCGAACAATTATTTCAGACCCCTGTTATTTTTCACAAGGCAGGAGATAGAACTTTATGCAAAAAATAGGAATTTGGATTATGTAGTTGATATGTCGAATTACGATGAACATTATCAGAGGAATTATATAAGACACAGCATAGTGCCACTTCTCAAAAAAATCAATCCCAAACTTGAAAGTGCAGCAATTTCTTTGGCACTTAGTATTTGGGAATTGGATGAATATGTTGAACATGTGATAGAAAGAACTGAAAAGTATATTTTGGAGAATAGGTTGATTTTTAAACTGCACAACAATCCGTTTTTACAAATTGAACAACTACGCAGGTTTTCACTCCAATTCTTTGGTAAACCATTAGACCGAGAAAAAATCGAACGCTTTTCCAGAAATGTCAATAAATCTAAATCTTTCAAGGTTTCGTTTTGGGGAGAACTAGGGGCTGAAGTATCCCACGGATGGGTAATGCTTGGGAATATCAAAAGCTTTGAACCTTTTAAATTTGTTATTGAACTATCAGATAATAGCGAAGATTATACGAGGAAACTCATGAAGGGTATAGAGATTAACGGATACTTTATTAATTTAGTGATTCGTGGTATAATTAAATCTGATGTTCCTAAAATTTGCTTGGTTGTGAGAAATTGGAATGAAGGTGACAAAACCTATGAAGGTAAAAAGTTGAAAGAAGTATTCAACGAAAAGAAAGTTCCGACTTTCGTGAGGAGGTTGATACCAATAGTTGTGTTAAACGAACGTGTAATTTACGTGCCGGGGTATTACAAGTCTAAAATCCTTGATGAAATGGGACTGGAGATTGTTTCGAAAGGAGGTATAAATTTTGAATCGTAA
- a CDS encoding LptF/LptG family permease has protein sequence MKTLTKYVLKQSLKPFFMGLAGFIVFVSVEWLYQISDYIIRNRVGVSKLLLFVAYNIPYFTVLGIPVGVLFAIFWVISEMSTNKEITAILVHGISSKRLVTPFLILSIILGFFSWLLNDYIVPNANYKSSQVLNQYILQAPETVIKTNMLVELEKDVYFYVKQYDKQKGELYDVVLFRNEEGNEQILTSKKVIKKADGWYLLDGNMYIVELETGFLKLDMQFKEMKLDVAGEIEQMLRAYKTTRDKTSKELREQLETYKKLGINTASLTVELHQRYATALGSLVIVLIGLPVSLLFGFSSKSWSVILTFVLVVLYQGSGAWLSGMGKEGLMDPVLATWLPNILFAVVGLILYLLMDTPIAYRAREILSRFFVVFLIVASFSFILLSTGFAGDLKVTANIANFSENSVFLKDKITVVWDKYRLECDEATATLESGKVKTVFASGNVSFYDGDRKYVAKSLTYHFETSRVLVVNAKTIYNYNYKGKNVPIYVYGSEIEVENIDDEKKMQIEIRNPSITTCSYEEPHYLILSEEVYVLENKYIIATNSFLVVLGVPIFPYPVFVTALQGEPPYSLTFTLGNTFGVSQTFAFNVNNWNTKLALGTDNVTFQANDNVNKLNKVAYDLKADRFEFTLFPLTYRYSNKTIYYKYDGIVYLESNYLSDANYYQRIGLSLQDEKAQLYFKPYIMYDARLTDTIIYINGGIRNMSFVILDANRLNFSFDNNLQIRTDGYLTSLERDWVPTYRGTYNLNIANNDIKYTLNMSGTLSESGHSRTFLYTYQLPWTFKWDSFTTNFNYTFSIKGVSNISATKTESLGMSDRYLVDLSYNIGPFRLTGSWEQSFAFLDEPKTTNKNIFKLTFNLNSQNLTASISRGVDFLNNTQLQDTFSISFSEQFGLINTNGSISGAYDNKNAKLGVQNINVGVNLKDIQTSYSLQFSVTPGNPITMYIHTLKYSNLSATIYQKPDYIERATVSGSFNLFDYNTKISGTYYVRTAGAEPNWSLSYSMERKDEKYVISYNTDNTKRYLLELSTKKIDPNIYIKLRYDPSRNVIDSMNLSIDKSLHCWRLLVGVDLSYKSTGNWLDFLDKLTFKFYLTDISDIFFLLDPKAGQFQFSGM, from the coding sequence CTGAAAACTCTCACAAAATACGTACTCAAACAATCACTTAAGCCTTTTTTCATGGGACTTGCCGGGTTCATTGTCTTTGTAAGTGTCGAGTGGTTATACCAAATCTCCGACTATATAATAAGAAACAGGGTAGGGGTTTCAAAGCTTTTATTGTTTGTCGCATACAACATTCCTTATTTCACGGTTCTTGGCATACCGGTGGGCGTGCTTTTCGCGATATTTTGGGTGATTAGCGAAATGTCGACGAATAAGGAAATTACCGCAATACTGGTCCATGGAATTTCGTCAAAAAGACTCGTGACCCCGTTTTTGATTCTTTCAATAATCTTGGGATTTTTTTCTTGGCTTCTGAATGATTACATCGTTCCTAACGCAAATTACAAATCATCACAAGTATTAAATCAATATATTCTTCAAGCTCCAGAAACCGTTATCAAGACAAATATGCTTGTAGAGCTTGAAAAAGACGTTTACTTTTACGTAAAGCAATATGACAAGCAAAAAGGGGAACTATACGATGTCGTTCTTTTTAGAAACGAGGAAGGAAACGAACAAATTTTAACATCAAAGAAAGTCATAAAGAAAGCAGATGGCTGGTATTTGCTCGATGGTAACATGTATATTGTTGAACTAGAAACCGGATTTCTGAAGCTTGATATGCAGTTTAAGGAAATGAAGTTAGACGTTGCAGGGGAGATTGAGCAGATGCTTAGAGCCTATAAAACAACTCGTGATAAAACCTCAAAGGAACTTCGCGAACAACTCGAGACCTACAAGAAATTAGGTATAAATACTGCATCTCTGACTGTGGAATTACATCAACGTTATGCAACAGCCCTTGGTTCATTAGTTATAGTACTCATAGGCTTGCCTGTATCTTTGCTCTTTGGTTTTTCAAGCAAATCTTGGAGTGTGATTTTGACGTTCGTACTTGTTGTGCTTTATCAAGGTTCCGGTGCCTGGCTTTCTGGTATGGGAAAAGAAGGACTTATGGATCCAGTATTGGCTACGTGGTTGCCAAACATCCTGTTCGCAGTGGTGGGGCTCATACTTTACTTGCTTATGGATACCCCGATAGCTTACAGAGCAAGAGAAATCCTCAGTAGATTTTTTGTAGTGTTTTTGATTGTTGCTTCTTTTTCTTTCATTCTTTTATCAACAGGTTTTGCTGGTGATTTGAAAGTTACTGCAAATATCGCGAATTTTTCGGAAAATTCTGTCTTTTTGAAAGACAAAATTACAGTAGTATGGGATAAATACAGACTAGAATGTGATGAGGCAACTGCTACACTGGAGTCCGGTAAGGTAAAAACAGTATTCGCCTCAGGAAATGTGTCATTCTACGATGGTGATAGGAAATACGTCGCAAAATCGCTTACTTACCACTTTGAAACAAGTAGGGTGCTTGTAGTTAACGCAAAAACTATCTATAATTACAATTACAAAGGTAAAAACGTTCCCATATATGTATATGGTTCAGAGATAGAAGTCGAAAACATCGATGACGAGAAAAAGATGCAAATAGAAATACGTAACCCTTCGATAACTACTTGTAGCTATGAAGAACCTCATTATTTGATACTTTCAGAAGAAGTTTATGTTTTGGAAAACAAATACATAATTGCCACGAACTCATTCCTTGTAGTTCTTGGAGTTCCCATTTTCCCATACCCAGTTTTTGTAACAGCTCTTCAAGGTGAACCACCATATTCTTTGACTTTTACTTTAGGTAATACATTTGGAGTTTCTCAAACTTTTGCTTTTAATGTTAACAACTGGAATACGAAGTTGGCTTTGGGAACAGACAACGTAACGTTTCAAGCCAACGATAACGTTAACAAACTGAATAAAGTAGCATACGACCTAAAAGCAGACAGATTTGAGTTTACCCTCTTTCCACTGACTTATAGATATTCCAACAAAACAATATATTATAAATACGATGGTATTGTGTACCTTGAAAGTAACTACCTCTCGGACGCTAACTATTACCAAAGAATAGGACTTTCATTACAAGATGAGAAGGCACAACTTTATTTCAAGCCTTACATAATGTACGATGCACGTTTGACAGATACGATAATTTATATTAACGGTGGCATCAGAAATATGTCTTTTGTCATCTTAGATGCTAATAGACTCAACTTTAGCTTCGATAACAATTTACAGATAAGAACTGATGGATATTTAACATCGTTAGAAAGAGATTGGGTGCCAACGTACCGAGGTACATATAATTTGAATATCGCCAATAATGACATAAAGTATACTCTCAACATGTCCGGCACGTTATCTGAAAGTGGTCATAGCAGAACTTTTCTTTATACTTATCAACTTCCTTGGACTTTCAAATGGGATTCGTTCACTACGAATTTCAACTATACTTTCAGTATCAAGGGTGTTTCAAACATATCTGCAACAAAAACAGAATCACTTGGTATGTCTGATAGATACCTTGTAGATTTAAGCTACAATATTGGTCCATTTCGACTTACAGGTAGCTGGGAACAATCTTTTGCATTTCTGGACGAACCAAAGACAACTAACAAAAACATCTTTAAACTTACCTTTAACCTGAACTCTCAGAACTTGACAGCAAGTATTAGTAGAGGTGTTGACTTTCTGAATAACACACAGTTACAAGACACGTTTTCTATAAGTTTTTCAGAGCAATTTGGCCTAATCAATACAAACGGTTCAATCTCTGGAGCATATGATAATAAGAATGCGAAGCTTGGTGTTCAGAATATAAATGTTGGGGTTAATCTTAAAGACATTCAAACAAGTTACTCTTTGCAATTCTCAGTAACTCCTGGGAATCCAATAACGATGTATATTCACACTCTAAAATATTCTAATCTTAGTGCAACGATTTATCAGAAACCTGACTACATAGAGCGAGCTACCGTGTCCGGTTCGTTTAACTTGTTTGATTACAATACTAAGATAAGTGGAACTTACTACGTGCGAACAGCAGGAGCAGAACCGAATTGGAGCTTGTCTTACAGTATGGAAAGGAAGGATGAGAAGTATGTAATATCGTACAACACAGATAATACAAAAAGGTATCTTCTTGAATTGAGCACAAAAAAGATTGACCCAAATATTTATATAAAGCTTAGGTACGACCCATCAAGAAATGTTATTGATAGCATGAATTTATCAATTGATAAGTCTTTGCATTGTTGGAGACTTCTTGTAGGTGTAGACTTATCATATAAAAGCACTGGTAACTGGTTAGACTTTTTGGATAAGCTTACATTTAAGTTCTATCTTACAGACATATCTGACATTTTCTTCCTTTTGGATCCAAAGGCAGGTCAATTCCAATTCAGTGGGATGTGA
- a CDS encoding YggT family protein codes for MFVIGNFFYAIGIVLRMVFNFETAVIIIAAILSWIPQAYSFKIYHILRELADIVERPIRRIIPPIGYIDITPLIAILLLAFLDRFLAQSLIDLGWRLR; via the coding sequence ATGTTTGTTATAGGTAACTTTTTTTACGCAATTGGGATAGTTCTTCGGATGGTTTTTAATTTTGAAACAGCGGTGATAATAATTGCTGCAATACTCAGTTGGATACCACAAGCTTATTCTTTCAAGATTTACCACATTTTGCGTGAACTTGCAGATATTGTTGAAAGGCCTATTAGAAGGATAATTCCCCCAATCGGTTATATAGATATAACACCACTTATAGCAATTTTGCTTCTTGCCTTTTTGGATAGGTTCCTTGCCCAGTCGTTAATTGACTTGGGGTGGAGGTTACGGTGA
- the ruvB gene encoding Holliday junction branch migration DNA helicase RuvB has protein sequence MFSPERNAYDTYSLRPKFLSEYIGQDNIKERLKLAISASKMRGEQLDHILLAGPPGLGKTTLAVVIANELNANIHITSGPVLEKQGDLAAILTNLERGDVLFIDEIHRMSRSVEEILYSAMEDFQIDIMIGKGPAARSIRVDLQPFTLIGATTRSGLLTSPLRNRFGMIFEMSFYTQEELSLIITRAAQVMEVMIEPEAALLIARRSRGTPRIAIRLLKRVRDLSTVKGSKVIDTETVNEVMNLLGIDEYGLDEMDRKLLKVIIEVYKGGPVGLKALAASLGITEDTIAEVYEPFLVQSGFLARTARGRMVTEKTYKYFGMNTLGGLFGDY, from the coding sequence ATATTTTCACCTGAAAGAAATGCTTATGATACGTACTCTCTAAGGCCCAAGTTCTTGTCTGAATATATAGGTCAAGATAACATCAAAGAGCGTTTGAAACTTGCGATATCTGCTTCAAAGATGCGTGGTGAACAACTTGACCATATACTTTTGGCTGGTCCTCCAGGACTTGGAAAGACAACACTTGCCGTTGTCATTGCTAACGAGCTCAATGCTAATATCCATATTACAAGCGGTCCTGTTCTTGAAAAGCAAGGAGACCTCGCAGCGATATTAACGAATCTTGAACGTGGCGATGTTCTATTTATCGATGAAATTCACAGAATGAGTAGAAGTGTCGAAGAGATACTTTATTCCGCTATGGAAGATTTTCAGATTGATATAATGATTGGAAAAGGACCTGCCGCAAGGTCTATAAGAGTGGATTTGCAACCATTTACCCTTATTGGTGCAACAACGCGAAGTGGATTGCTTACTTCACCTCTAAGGAACAGGTTTGGTATGATATTTGAAATGAGTTTCTACACACAGGAAGAGCTTAGTTTAATAATAACTCGAGCAGCCCAGGTAATGGAGGTCATGATAGAACCAGAAGCTGCTCTGTTAATTGCACGGCGTTCACGTGGAACACCAAGAATCGCAATTAGGTTGTTGAAACGTGTTCGAGACTTGAGTACTGTGAAAGGCTCGAAAGTCATAGATACGGAAACTGTTAACGAAGTTATGAATCTGCTCGGAATCGATGAGTACGGGTTGGACGAGATGGATAGAAAGCTTTTGAAAGTCATTATCGAAGTTTACAAAGGTGGACCTGTCGGACTGAAAGCGCTTGCTGCTTCGTTAGGAATTACGGAAGATACCATTGCAGAAGTATACGAACCATTTCTTGTGCAAAGTGGTTTTTTGGCAAGAACGGCTCGGGGAAGGATGGTAACTGAAAAGACTTACAAATATTTCGGAATGAACACATTGGGGGGACTTTTCGGTGATTACTGA
- a CDS encoding NAD(+) kinase, translating into MKIGIFYRTDYVVPAKEVYEKLKSHFDILFFKDSSENFPEVVDDKTFEPQVVISVGGDGTVLRVLKKVKCPVIGVKAGRLGFFSGYLLSEIDKLIEDLKNWNFVEDKRWILRVESQVGVFFAINDAVLQKDVSQKIVDFTVEMTDGTFYYHADGLVVSTPTGSSAYALALGGPIILPNVEAFEITPMAPQFLATRSLVIPSTEKIKITVSDMVSLVVDGDVVGKVKEVYVRKCSKVITLLRPKSYDFSTSIKEKIGYGKRLLKNGSE; encoded by the coding sequence GTGAAGATTGGAATATTTTACAGAACAGACTACGTAGTTCCAGCAAAGGAAGTATACGAAAAGCTGAAAAGTCATTTTGATATTTTGTTTTTCAAAGATTCGTCAGAAAATTTTCCGGAAGTTGTAGATGATAAAACGTTTGAACCACAAGTTGTCATTTCCGTTGGTGGAGATGGCACGGTTCTTCGTGTTTTGAAAAAAGTCAAGTGTCCAGTGATAGGAGTTAAAGCTGGAAGACTCGGATTTTTCTCAGGCTACCTACTTTCAGAAATCGACAAACTTATAGAGGATTTAAAAAATTGGAATTTCGTAGAAGATAAAAGGTGGATACTTAGGGTTGAGAGCCAAGTAGGAGTTTTTTTCGCCATAAATGACGCTGTTTTGCAGAAAGATGTTTCTCAGAAAATTGTTGACTTCACTGTAGAAATGACAGATGGAACTTTTTATTACCATGCTGATGGTTTAGTTGTCAGCACTCCAACGGGGTCTTCTGCATATGCGTTAGCGCTTGGAGGACCAATTATCCTTCCAAACGTTGAAGCATTTGAAATCACCCCCATGGCACCACAGTTTTTGGCTACACGTAGTTTGGTTATACCAAGTACAGAGAAGATAAAAATTACCGTGAGCGACATGGTTAGTCTCGTGGTTGATGGAGATGTTGTAGGAAAAGTCAAAGAAGTGTATGTTAGAAAATGTTCCAAAGTGATAACACTGTTACGTCCGAAGTCTTATGATTTTTCAACCTCGATTAAAGAGAAAATCGGTTACGGTAAGAGGCTTCTTAAGAACGGTTCAGAGTGA